One Enterobacter asburiae genomic window, GGATCGCCGCGCTCCAGGTGCCGTCCGCCAGCACGGTCGCCGGATAGGTTTTGCCGTTGACGGTCACGGTCAGCGCCGCGCCCGCCGCCAGCCCGTCGCTGGTGCCGGTGATAATCAGGTTTTGAGTATGTTCGATGCTGTTGATCACGTCGTCACCCGCCACGGTATCCACGCGCAGGCCCGGCAGGTTAGCGTCTATGGTGATTTCGCGCTCGCCCGTTCCGCTATTGCCCACGCCGTTAGTGACGCTGGCCGACACGGTCAAATCGCCGTTGCCCAGCGCGGTCAGCACGGATTCCGGCACGTTAACGGACCAGGTGAGATCGCTCTGCACCGTTGCGGTGTAGCTGTTACCGCCAATGGTGACGGTCACTGTGTTGCCCGCTTCGGCATTCACCACCTTACCGCTGATGGTCTGCCCGGCCGCCAGCTCCGCCGCGTTAATGACGTCGTCACCTGCAATGGTGTTGATAATCACGCCCGGCAGAACGGATTCCACGTTCAGGGTGTGTGACGTGCTGGTATTGTTGCCGACGCTGTCCGTTGCCGATGCGGTAACGGTGTACAACGCTTCACCCAGCGCGCCGACCCGATCAGCCGGAACGGTAGTCGTCCATTTCCCGTTATCGTCCACCTGCGCGCTGTACGCTTTGCCGTTCAGCATCACGGTTACCACCGCGCCTGCCGCCAGGCCGGAAGCCGTACCGGAGATCGTCAGATCCTGGGTTTTCTCGGCGTTGTTGATCACATCGTCACCGGAAACGGTGTCAATGGTCAGCACCGGCGCGGTCAGGTTCACCTCCACGCCGTGCATGGTGCTGTTGCTGTTGCCCGCTTTATCGGTCAGCGCCGCGGTAATGGTGTAATCCCCGGCGGCCAGGGCGGTGACGTCCGCCGCAGGCACGCCCACGCTCCAGTTGCCTGAGGCGTCCAGGGTGGCGGTGTACGATTTGCCGTTGAGCGTGACGGTGACCACGTCGCCCGCCGCCGCGCCGGTCACGGAGCCCGTGACAATCAGAGCCTGCGCATGCTCGGCGCTGTTGATCACGTCGTCCTCGGAAATGGTGTTAATGGTCAGCTGCGGAACGGTGGTATCCACCAGCACGTCGCGATCCGCAGAGGCCGGGTTGCCCGCCTTATCAGACACGGCGGCGCTGATGGTGTAGTTGCCGTCGGTAATACCGCTCAGATCCGCGGACGGCACGGTCACGCTCCAGCTGCCGTTTGCCTGCACGGTGGTGGTGTAGTCCACGCCGTTCAGCGTCACGGTGACCGTCTGGCCCGCTTCGGCGTTGGTCACGCCGTTAACAACCAGATCCTGCTGCGCTTCGGCCGCATTGATGATGTTGTTGTCGCTGACAATGTCAATAGACACCGTCGGCGCGGTCGCGTCCACGCTGTACTCGCGGCCTGCCGACGCGCTGTTGCCGTTCACGTTGGTGACGCTCACCTGCACGCTGGCATCGCCGTCCTTCAGGCTGCCCAAATCGGCGGACGGTACGGTCGCCGTCCAGTTGCCGCTGGCATCCACCGTCGCGGTGTACGACTTGCCGCCGAAGGTGATGGTAACGGTCTGGTTTTCTTCCACGTTGGTGGTCGAGCCGGACAGCACCAGATCCGCGCCTTTCTCCGCCGCGTTGATCACGTCGTCCGACGCAATCGGGTTAATGTTGATGGCGACTGCCGCCAGATCCACCTTCACGTCATGGCTGATGGAAACCGGATTGCCCGCCGCGCTCTGGCCGTCCACGGTCACGGTGACCGTGCCCGCATTCAGCGCGCTGACGTCTGCCGCCGGAATGGCCGCCGTCCAGGTGCCGTCCGCCAGCACGGTTGCGGCGTAGGTTTTGCCGTTGACGGTCACCGTTAACGCCGCGCCCGTTGCCAGGCCTTCGCTGGAGCCGGTGATAATCAGGTTCTGTGCGTGCTCAATGCTGTTGATCACATCGTCACCCGCCACGGTATCGACGCGCAGGCCCGGCAGGTTGGCATCAATGGTGATGTCGCGCTCGCCGGTTCCGGTGTTGCCGTGGCCGTTGGTGACGCTGGCTGACACCGTCAGATCGCCGTTGCCGATGGCGGTTAAGACCGTGGACGGCACGTTGACCGACCAGCTCAGATCGTCCTGAACCGTCGCGGTCCAGGTATTGCCGCCAACTGAAATAGTGACAGTGTCACCGCTCGCCGCGCCGCTCACTTTGCCGCTCAGGGTCTGCCCGCTAGCCACTTCCGCCGCGTTAATGACATCGTCCGTGGCGACAGGGTTGATGGTGACCTGCGGCAGCGCGCTGTCGACCAGCACGCTGTGGCCGGTGCTCGCGCTGTTGCCTGCGGCGTCGGTTACGCTCGCCGTCACGACGTAGCTTGCTTCTCCGAGCGCAGAAACGTTTGCCGCCGGAACGGTGACGCTCCAGCTACCGCTGGCGTCAGTGGTGGCCGTATAGCCGATACCGTTCAGGGTCACCGTAATGGTGGTTCCTTCCGGCTGGTTGCTGGTGCCGGACACCAGCAGATCCTGGCCTTTCTCGGTCGCGTTGATCACGTCGTCAACCGCCAGGGTATTGATGGCAACCACCGGCGCGGTCAGGGAGACGTCAAACTCGTGCGTCGCGCTGGTGCTGTTACCGGCTTTATCGGTGAGGGTCGCGGAGATCGTCTGGTCGCCGTTTGCCAGCGCGCCCACGTCCGTCGCCGGAACGCCCACGCTCCAGCTGCCGGACGCGTCCAGCATGGCGGTGTAGTCTTTACCGTTCAGGGTCACGGTAATCACGTCGCCCGCCTGCGCGCCCGTGACCTTACCGGAGACGATCAGCGCCTGGCCGTGCTCGGCAATATTCACGACGTTGTCGGCCGCAACGATGTTAAATGAAATCTGCGGTACGGTGGTGTCGACCAGCACCGAGGAGCCCGCGCTGGCCGGGTTGCCTGCCTTATCGGACACGGTCGCCGTTACCGCCGCGCTGCCGTCGGTGATGCCTGCCATGTCCGCCGCCGGAACGTCGAGCGTCCAACTGCCGTCCGCCTGCACCTGCGCGGTGTACTGATTGCCGTTGAAGGTCACGGTGACCGTCTGGCCCGCTTCGGCAGTTGAGGTGCCGCTCAGGGTCAGATCCTGCGCTGCCTCTGCCGCGTTCAGCATATTGTCATGGCTGATGGTGTTGATGGTCACCGTCGGCGCGGTGGTATCGACGCTGAATTCCTGCGCCGAAGACGCCGCGTTGCCGTTCACGTTGGTGACGTTTACCTGCACGCTGGCGTCGCCGTCTTTCAGGCCGCTCAGATCGGCTGCCGGAACGGTCCAGGTCCAGTCGCCGTTGGCATCCACCGTGGTGGTATAGGTTTTACCTGCGACGGTGATGGTCACGGTCTGACCCGCTTCAACGTTGGAGGTGGTGCCGGAAAGCACCAGGTCCTGGCCTTTTTCCGCCGCGTTGAGCACGTTATCGTCGGTCACGCTGCTGATGGTGATGGCGACAGGCGCGAGATCGACGTCCACGACGGTGCCGATGGTCACCGGGTTGCCGGAAGCATCCTGCGCGCTGGCGCTGATGGTGAGCGAACCGTCCGCCCACAGGGACACATCCGCCGCCGGTACCGCCGCCTGCCAGGTGCCGTCCGCCAGTACCGTTGCCGAATAGGCTTTGCCGTTGATGGTCACGGTCACGGTGCTGCCCGCCGCCAGATCGGTGCTGGTGCCGGACACAATCAGGTTCTGATTGTGTTCAATCACGTTGATCACGTCGTCACCTGCGACGGTATCAATACGCAGTCCCGGGAGCTGGGCGTCGATGCTGAAGTCGAGAGAAGAAGAGCCGGTATTGCCGTGCGCGTTGGTGACGCTGGCGGATACGGTGAGGTCGCCGTTGCCGAGCGCGGTAAGCTGGCTCTCGCTTAACGGCAGGCTCCAGGTGAGATCGTCCTGCACGGTAGCGGTGTATGTCTGGCCGCCAAGGATAATAGTGACAGTGTCACCTAACGCCGCGTTCGTCACCTTACCGGTCAGGGTTTGCCCTGCCGCCACTTCCGCTGCGTTAACGATATTGTCGCCTGCCAGCGTATTAATCGTCACCACCGGCAGCGAGCTATCCACCAGCACATCGTGTGAGGTTGAGGCGCTGTTGCCTACGCTATCCGTGACGCTCGCCGTCACGGTGTAATGGGCTTCTCCCAGCGCGCTGACGGCCGAGGCCGGTACGGTCACGCTCCAGTTACCGCTGGCGCCGGTGGTGGCGGTGTAGTTGATGCCGTTCAGGTTAACGGTGATGCTGGTCCCTTCCGGCTGGTTGCTGATGCCGGAAAGCAGCAGATCTTCGCCCTTCTCGGTCGCGTTGATTACGTCGTCCGCCGCCAGCGTGTTGATACCGATGACAGGCGTCACGGTATTCACCACCACATCCAGCGAACTGCTTCCGGTGTTGCCGGATCGGTCGGTCACTGAGACGTCGATGGTCCATGTACCGTCCGCCAGACCCTGCACGACGGATGCGGGCAGGCCGAGGCTCCAGTTGCCCGATGCATCCACCACCGTGGTGTAATCGACGCTATTAATGGTAATGGTGACCAGGTCGCCCGCCGCCGCACCGGTGACGGAGCCGCTCAGGATCTGCGCCTGTGAATGGGCGAGCTGGTTAACGGTGTTGGTGTCGGTGACAAAGTCGTTAATGGTCACCTGCGGTACGGTCGCGTCCACCAGACCCACGCGATCGGCGCTGCTGGTGTTGCCCGCCACGTCGCTGACGGTTGCGGTCACGGTCACGATGCCATCCGTCAGGGCACCGACGTCTGCCGCCGGGACGCTCAGCTGCCAGGTACCGTCCGTCTGGACCGTGGTCTGATACGTTTTGCCGTTCAGCGTCACGGTGACCGTCTGGCCGGGTTCCGCACTGCTGCTGCCGCTTAACAGTAAATCCTGCTGCGCTTCAGCCGCGTTTATGATGTTGTCGGCGGTCAGGTTATCGAGCGTAATCGCCGGTGGCTGCGTATCCACCGTGACCACGCGCGCGGCGTCCGCGCTGTTGCCGCTGACGTTAGTGACGCTGACGCTCACCTGCGCGCGTCCGTCGATCAGGGTTTCCATCGCGCTGGCCGGTACGGTCAGGCTCCAGGAGCCGTCCTGCTGCACCTGCGCGGTGAAGGTCTGGTCAGCGAATTTCACCACCACGGTCTGCCCCGCCTCCACGCCCTGCGTCTGGCCGGAAAGGGTTAAATCACCGCCTTTTTCTGCCGCATTCAGCAGGTCGTCGCCGGAGACGGTATCAATGGTGACCGCCACGGCGTTCAGATCGAGCTCAATCGGGTGTTCAGCCGAAACGGTATTGCCCCAGGCATCTACCGCGCTGACGCTAACCGTCATGCCGCCCGCCGTCCAGGCCTGCAGATCCGCCGCCGGAACGCCGATCTGCCAGCTGCCGCTGGCGTTAACCGCAGTGACGTACTCAACGTTGTTGATGGTGACGACAATCTGCGTGCCCGCGGCCAAATGGCTGCTGGAGCCGGTAACGCTCAAATCCTGCTGCTGTTCGATGGCGTTGATCACGTCATCGCCGGAAATGGTGTTCACGCGCAGACCCGGCAGCTCCGCGTTGATATTGATATCACGCTCGCCGGTGCCGGTATTGCCGTGCGCGTTGGTGACGGAGGCGGTAAAGGTTAAATCCCCGTCTCCGAACGCCTGAAGATCCGCTGACGGGATTTTCACGCTCCAGGTCAGGTCGCTGCCAACCGTTGCGGTGTAGCTCTTGCCGCCTGCGGCGATGGTGACGGTATCGCCCGCCGCCGCGCCGGTAACGCGACCGCTGAGGGTTTGATCGACGCCCGCTTCGGCGTTATTGACCAGGTTGTCGCCCGCAAACGTATTGATAATGACCTGCGGAAGAACGGTATCCACCAGCAGATTCGCTTCGGCAGAACCGCTGTTACCCACGCCGTCGGTACCGCTGACGCTGACGGTGTAAAGCGTGTTCGCCAGATTCAGGACGTCGGACACCGGCACCTGGACCGCCCAGATACCGTTTTCGACGGTGGCCTGATAGCTGACGTTGTTCAGCGTCACGGTGACGGCGGTACCGTCCGGCAGGTTGCTGGTGCCGGTCAGGCTCAGCGGCTGCATCGTCTCCTGGGCATTCAGGACGTTATCCTGGCTGATGGCATCAATCGTAAATTCTGGCGGGTGCCCGCTCAGCGTAATGCCGTGCGTGGCGCTGCCGGTATTGCCTGCCGCGTCAGTGACGGAGACAGAAATCGTGTGGCTGCCTTCACCCAGCGCGCCCAGCACGGACGCGGGAACGCCGACGCTCCAGCTGCCGTCCGCCAGCACCACGCCGGTGAAGGTCTGGCCGCCAAGGGTTAGGGTGACCACATCGCCCGCGGCGGCACCGCTCGCCTGGCCGGAAATAATGTGCGCCTGGCCCTGCTCGCTGATATTGAGGATATCGTCGCCCGCCACGGTATGGATGGTGACGACCGGCGCGGCGGTATCCACCGTGAAATCTGCCGTCACGGACGAGCCGTTGCCCGCTTTGTCGCTCACGTTAACCGTCAGGGTGTGGTTACCCTCGTTGAGCGCCTGCACGTCGCTCGCGGCAAGCGTGACGGACCAGGTGCCGTCGCTGCCCACCGTGGCGTTATAGTTTTTACCGTTCAGGGTGACCGTGACGATCTGACCGGCTTCCGCATTCGTTTTACCGGTCAGGGTCAGCGGCTGATTGTGCTCAGCCGCATTAATGATGTTGTCCTGTGCGAGAGTATCGACAGAGACGATTGGCGCGGTGGTATCCACGCCAATCGTCTGGCTTCCGCTGACGGTGTTACCCGCCGCGTCTTTACCGCTCACGTTAACCGTCCAGGTACCGTCGCCCAGCGCCTGCGCGTCTGCCGCAGGTACGTTAACGCTCCACGCGCCGTCTGCCCCGACTTCAGCCGCGTAGGTTTTGCCGTTCAGCGTCACGGTGAGTGCGGTACCCTGCGCCAGGTTTTTGCTGGCACCGGAAAGCGTAAAGCCCGCGGATTGCTCGCTGGCGTTCAGCACGTTATCGCCAGCCGTGGTGGCAAGCGTAATGGCGGCATCGGCGGTAGAGACCGTCACGGTGATACTGCCCGCAGAGGTGGTTTTACTGCCGTCGATCTGCACGACCGACCAGGTGTGCTCCCCGTCCGTCTGGGTCGGTAATATTACCGTCCACGTGCCGTCTTTACCGACCATGGTGCTGGCAATGGTGCTGCCGCTGCTGTCTTTGATCTGAATGGTCGCGCCCGGCTGACCGGTACCGCTAAAGGTTGGGTTGCTGTCGTCCGTGATCTCGTTTGCACCCAGCACGCCCTGCTTGTCACCCGCTTTATCCGACAGCAGGAAGGTCGGCGTGGCGCTTTCAACCTCTTTGGTATTATCAATGACTTTTGTTTTAGTTTCGCCGTCACCGCCGTTTGCCAGCAGTGCCCCGATGGCACCGCCGCCTAACGCAGCTCCCGCAATCCAGCCCCACGGCGCGTCGCTTAAAACACTTTCCTGCTCGAGGAAAGGTTGAATGCTGCTAATCGGTGTGGCCTGCGCGGTTAACTCGGTCACCGCAACGCCTGACGCTTCCCCGGCATCGGCAAAAGAAATATGTGTCAGTTCCTGACGATCGTTGAACACCAGCTCTGACTGATTATGCGTCTCTGGATCTTCGACAAAATAGTTATTGCAGCGAATAACGCTGCCATCTTTCATATAAATGAGGAGGTCTTTCCCCTGGCGGACATAACGCGCCACATCCTGAGCGGAACCCTGGATTTCAATCACGCTCGGGGATGAAATAGAGACCGACAGATTTCCTTCGCCGGTTAATTTCGTTTTCTCCGCCGTTTTGCGAATGATGACATCAACAACCTTTACGTTACTCATATTTCTCTCCTTGCAGGTGTGCGGATTCCTGTGGATATGTCCACCAGACGGATGTAGCTATCCCTGGGAAAAAACACCCATTATTTTCAGTCTTACTTTGCGCAACACTGCGCGTCTTTTATTAACTCAAATCGGGTAATTTTGCGGCAGCGTTTTTCTCTATTCCAATAAGCGGCATTAAATTATCAACCGCGGAAGCATAATTAATTGCCGAACTCCAGCCGTCATACTCAGCGATTATTTTCGCTGAGGTGGCCTGCCAGACATCCTGCTCAACGCTGAGCAGATCGTTAATGCTCCGCTTGCTTAGGGTGTATTCATTTTTATAAACATCCCGGGCGCGCAGTGCATTTTCCAGCTGCTGCTTTCCGGCCTCCATTCTTCCCCGTGCGCCGGTCCAGTCAGCCTGCGCGACGGAAGCTTTTTGCAGGACATCGAAACGTGCCTGATCGACCTGAGAGGAGGCCATGGCCCGTGCGCCTTCCGCCTGACGAACGCGAGCGGAAACCGCGCCCCCCTGATACAGCGGAGCATCGATATTGAGCTGTATCTGGTCGTCCCAGTAGGAGCGGTTGTCCGATTCGTAACGGGTGCGCCCCCCTTTCAGGCTTAACGTCGGCCAGTGCTGAGACTTCGCCGTTTCAACACCATACTGGGCCGAACGTTCCATATTCTGCGCGGCCATCACCGCCGGTATCAGGGAATAATCGATGCGGTTGAGCGAGTCCGGCTCCACGGCAAGATTCACGGGCACCGGCGAATAAGCCTCTGCCTGCATTCCGGTTAATACCGCAAGCCTTGCGCGCGCGCTGTTTAGGGCGGCGTGATACTGCGCGACCGTCGCCTGCATGCCGGCAATACGCGTGCGGGTCTGGAG contains:
- a CDS encoding TolC family outer membrane protein; translated protein: MTILRKPMLRRFTAALAFISLAINTAYASSNQVGIAPVATTTLKESILFAIDRDPSISQQAAQLGIGQAQIDEARSGWMPQISLNGSTGHSQTTDSSGSLKNSAAWGLSLTQLLYDFGKTNNSISQSSAQRDSYRYQLMGTLSDVAEKTALSYVEVKRYSDLLQAAIENVQALRNVEQLAKLRADAGVSSTSDELQTRTRIAGMQATVAQYHAALNSARARLAVLTGMQAEAYSPVPVNLAVEPDSLNRIDYSLIPAVMAAQNMERSAQYGVETAKSQHWPTLSLKGGRTRYESDNRSYWDDQIQLNIDAPLYQGGAVSARVRQAEGARAMASSQVDQARFDVLQKASVAQADWTGARGRMEAGKQQLENALRARDVYKNEYTLSKRSINDLLSVEQDVWQATSAKIIAEYDGWSSAINYASAVDNLMPLIGIEKNAAAKLPDLS